In Candidatus Cloacimonadota bacterium, the genomic window ATAGATTCTTTTTTCCCCATTTGACTACCGGTAGGACCTAAATATGTAACGTGAGCGCCTTGGTCTAATGCAGCGACTTCAAAAGCGCAACGAGTTCTGGTACTGTCTTTTTCAAAGATGAGAGCAATGTTTTTACCCTTGAGCTTCTGTTGTTCGGTTCCAGCATATTTCGCTCGTTTTAGTTCTAAGGATAGATCTAATAGAAATTGCACTTCTTTCGGGCTAAAATCCATCAGGGTGAGAAAGTGTCTGTTTCTTAAGTTAAAAGCCATGTTAAGCTCCTTATTATTTAGTTTTTTTAATTAAAAGCCATTTTTATAATCCTCAGTTTTCGGGCAAGGATTTTCCTTGCATAAATATGAGGATCAGTTTTTTTTGCACATCAATGCTATTCTGAATAGGATTTATTGCAGGAATCTGCTTTACTTTTGGTAATAAGATAATAATTTGAACAAATTAATACTCAAATAAAGAGGCTTTATGAAACGCTATCTGTTTTTCTTTCTCCTGATGCCAGCGATGCTTATGGCAAACGAATACACTCTGGACCAAATGATTAATCATGGTTTTGAACATAGCTATCAAATCCGCAAACAAAACCTTAGTAATACTTCTGCAAAAA contains:
- a CDS encoding ornithine carbamoyltransferase subunit F (catalyzes the formation of ornithine and carbamylphosphate from citrulline in the arginine catabolic pathway) — translated: MAFNLRNRHFLTLMDFSPKEVQFLLDLSLELKRAKYAGTEQQKLKGKNIALIFEKDSTRTRCAFEVAALDQGAHVTYLGPTGSQMGKKES